One window of the Flavobacteriaceae bacterium YJPT1-3 genome contains the following:
- a CDS encoding proline dehydrogenase family protein, translated as MKRLFDNTETAFVLKSDSELERAYFLFKMISKEPLVRIGTAVTKFALNANLPVEGLIRSTVFDHFCGGTTEDDCLPVVDRMYEHGVSSVLDYSVEGKENELNFDQALDKVMEITEFAEEKEAMPFSVFKPTGFGRFAVWEKVSAGRELSTTEQAEWQRIEKRFDTICAKASDCGISLLIDAEESWMQSAADDLVAKMMAKYNKERVVVYNTLQCYRHDRLIYLKALHADARARKYKIGMKIVRGAYMEKENDRAKEFGYPSPICPGKAATDENFNTVMRYMFEHLQDISIFLGTHNEESCYMAMDIMEEMKIPKNDQQVWFGQLYGMSDHISFNLAAAGYNVAKYLPFGPVKDVMPYLMRRAEENTSVAGQTNRELELLKTERKRRNI; from the coding sequence TTGAAGAGACTTTTCGACAACACAGAAACGGCTTTTGTACTGAAGTCAGACAGCGAACTCGAGCGTGCCTATTTTCTGTTTAAAATGATTTCCAAAGAACCGTTGGTACGCATTGGTACGGCGGTCACCAAATTTGCCTTAAACGCCAATCTACCAGTAGAGGGATTGATCCGCTCTACGGTATTCGATCATTTCTGCGGAGGAACTACGGAAGATGACTGTCTGCCCGTAGTAGACCGTATGTATGAGCACGGAGTCAGTTCTGTATTGGATTATTCGGTGGAAGGGAAGGAAAACGAACTCAATTTTGACCAGGCTTTGGATAAGGTGATGGAGATCACCGAGTTTGCCGAGGAGAAGGAAGCCATGCCTTTTTCGGTATTTAAACCTACGGGCTTCGGTCGCTTTGCGGTTTGGGAAAAGGTGTCTGCCGGTCGCGAACTCTCTACGACAGAGCAAGCGGAATGGCAGCGCATTGAAAAACGTTTTGATACTATTTGCGCCAAAGCTTCCGATTGTGGAATCTCGCTGCTGATCGATGCAGAGGAAAGCTGGATGCAAAGCGCCGCGGATGATCTGGTGGCCAAAATGATGGCTAAATATAATAAAGAGCGGGTCGTAGTATACAATACGCTGCAGTGCTACCGTCACGATCGACTGATCTACCTCAAAGCCCTGCACGCTGATGCCCGTGCCCGAAAATACAAGATCGGGATGAAGATCGTCCGTGGGGCCTACATGGAGAAAGAGAACGATCGCGCCAAAGAATTTGGTTATCCTTCCCCCATTTGTCCCGGAAAGGCGGCTACCGATGAAAATTTCAATACGGTGATGCGCTACATGTTTGAGCACCTCCAGGATATTTCCATTTTTCTAGGAACGCATAATGAAGAAAGCTGTTATATGGCCATGGATATTATGGAGGAAATGAAAATTCCTAAAAATGATCAACAGGTTTGGTTTGGGCAGTTGTACGGCATGAGTGACCACATCAGTTTCAACCTGGCGGCTGCGGGCTATAATGTAGCTAAATACTTGCCCTTCGGCCCGGTAAAGGATGTTATGCCTTATTTGATGCGACGGGCGGAAGAAAATACTTCGGTGGCCGGACAGACCAATCGCGAACTCGAGTTACTGAAAACCGAGCGCAAACGCCGCAACATTTAA
- the tsaE gene encoding tRNA (adenosine(37)-N6)-threonylcarbamoyltransferase complex ATPase subunit type 1 TsaE translates to MTLSYGLQDVEYVARQVLQQARHKTLLFYGDLGAGKTTLIKALTKALGVQESTSSPTFGLVNEYRGAQNSLIYHFDLYRLQEEEELLDLGFEDYLEQGNWILIEWPEKGKSYLPECREEVRIEVKTPKIRELTLNSLC, encoded by the coding sequence ATGACCCTAAGCTACGGACTTCAAGACGTAGAATACGTTGCCCGGCAGGTTTTACAACAGGCCCGACATAAAACACTCTTGTTTTATGGAGACCTGGGCGCCGGAAAGACAACCCTCATTAAAGCCTTAACAAAAGCCTTAGGTGTGCAAGAAAGCACGTCCAGTCCGACTTTTGGCCTGGTCAATGAATACCGGGGAGCGCAGAATAGTTTGATCTATCATTTCGATCTGTACCGATTGCAGGAAGAGGAAGAATTATTGGATCTGGGTTTTGAAGATTATTTGGAACAAGGGAATTGGATCCTTATCGAATGGCCTGAAAAAGGGAAAAGCTATCTTCCGGAATGCCGGGAAGAAGTCCGAATTGAGGTAAAAACCCCTAAAATAAGGGAATTGACCCTGAATTCATTATGTTAA
- a CDS encoding alanine dehydrogenase: MSYPSTPFSKEQLLPQEETLEIERKKGELFIGIPKETSFQEKRVCLTPDAVAAITAHGHRILMESGAGKGANFKDKDYSEAGAEITKDTSKVFSCPIILKVEPPSLKELEMINPQTVLISALQLKTQTKKYFEKLAAQRITALAFEFIRDDDGTYPAVRALSEIAGTASILIAAELMAQNQGNGLMFGNISGVPPVEVVIIGAGTVGEFATRSALGLGANVKVFDNSLTKLRCIQNSVGRPLYTSTIQPKNLIKALKRCDVAIGAVRGNNRAPVVVTETMVEGMKPGAIVIDVSIDMGGCFETSEITNHDHPTFVKNEVIHYCVPNIPARYARTASISISNIFTPYLLEMGEEGGLENKLRFDRGLKNGLYFYHGILTNKSVADWFDLSYRDINLLIF, encoded by the coding sequence ATGAGCTACCCCTCTACTCCATTCAGTAAAGAGCAACTCCTCCCCCAGGAAGAAACCCTGGAAATTGAACGTAAAAAAGGCGAACTCTTTATTGGCATCCCCAAAGAAACTTCCTTCCAGGAAAAACGGGTGTGCCTCACCCCAGATGCGGTAGCCGCCATCACCGCCCATGGCCATCGGATCCTTATGGAATCAGGGGCCGGGAAGGGCGCCAACTTTAAAGACAAAGACTATAGCGAGGCCGGAGCTGAGATCACTAAAGATACCTCCAAGGTGTTCTCCTGCCCCATCATTCTCAAAGTGGAACCACCGTCGCTTAAGGAATTAGAGATGATCAATCCACAGACGGTATTGATCTCCGCACTCCAACTTAAAACGCAAACCAAGAAATACTTTGAAAAATTAGCGGCGCAGCGCATCACGGCCCTCGCTTTTGAATTCATCCGGGATGATGACGGCACCTACCCTGCCGTGCGTGCCCTGAGCGAGATCGCCGGTACGGCCTCTATCCTGATCGCTGCTGAACTTATGGCACAAAATCAGGGGAACGGACTCATGTTTGGAAACATCAGCGGAGTGCCCCCCGTAGAGGTAGTGATCATAGGCGCCGGTACGGTAGGTGAATTTGCTACTCGTTCTGCCCTCGGACTCGGGGCCAATGTGAAGGTATTCGACAACTCCCTGACCAAACTACGCTGCATTCAGAACAGCGTGGGTAGACCGCTATACACCTCGACCATTCAGCCTAAGAACCTCATCAAAGCCCTGAAACGCTGCGATGTGGCCATTGGCGCGGTGCGCGGGAACAACCGGGCGCCGGTCGTGGTGACCGAAACCATGGTGGAAGGCATGAAGCCAGGAGCCATCGTGATTGACGTGAGTATCGATATGGGCGGCTGCTTCGAAACCTCAGAGATCACTAACCACGATCATCCTACCTTTGTCAAGAACGAGGTCATTCACTACTGCGTGCCCAATATCCCTGCCCGCTATGCGCGCACCGCCTCTATCTCCATCAGTAATATCTTTACACCGTACCTTTTGGAAATGGGCGAAGAAGGCGGACTTGAAAACAAACTGCGCTTTGACCGCGGATTGAAAAACGGATTGTATTTTTACCACGGAATTCTAACCAATAAATCTGTCGCCGACTGGTTTGATCTTTCCTATCGAGATATCAATCTGCTTATTTTTTAA
- the aroB gene encoding 3-dehydroquinate synthase — MEAITSTDYQVTFNAPGYESLNDLLKEKDFSILFVLVDTNTHEHCLGLFLRQLETHTPIEVIEIDAGEEHKNLDTCIGVWEVLAELGADRKSAILNLGGGVVTDIGGFIASCYKRGIPFINIPTSLLAMVDASVGGKTGVDLGALKNQIGVINTPLLVQIDVDFLGTLPPEELRSGLAEMLKHGLIADADYWNQLQQLKELDGEDLAGLIHQSVVIKNEVVLQDIQEQNLRKTLNFGHTLGHAIESYCMEQEQKKRLLHGEAIAIGMILESYLSRKRSGLPEAQLHAITQTFLSYFEKETFLESDIDGIIELMKHDKKNERGQVRYVFLKEIGQAVIDQTASIDLVKEAFNYYAQA; from the coding sequence ATGGAAGCCATCACCTCAACAGATTATCAAGTTACTTTCAATGCTCCTGGTTATGAGTCCCTTAACGACTTACTTAAGGAAAAAGATTTCTCGATACTCTTTGTGCTGGTCGATACCAACACGCATGAGCACTGCCTGGGTCTTTTCCTGAGACAATTGGAGACCCATACGCCCATTGAAGTGATTGAGATCGATGCCGGCGAGGAGCATAAGAATCTGGATACCTGTATTGGAGTATGGGAGGTACTTGCAGAGCTGGGTGCCGACCGCAAAAGTGCGATCCTCAACCTGGGTGGCGGTGTGGTTACGGACATTGGTGGATTTATCGCCAGTTGCTATAAACGCGGCATTCCTTTCATCAACATACCCACTTCCCTACTCGCCATGGTTGACGCCTCGGTGGGTGGAAAAACAGGGGTTGATCTGGGGGCGCTTAAAAATCAGATCGGGGTGATCAATACCCCACTCCTGGTGCAGATTGACGTGGACTTTTTAGGCACGCTGCCCCCGGAAGAATTACGCTCCGGATTGGCGGAAATGCTTAAACACGGACTTATTGCCGATGCCGATTACTGGAACCAACTGCAGCAGCTCAAAGAGCTGGACGGAGAAGATCTGGCCGGCCTGATCCATCAAAGTGTGGTCATCAAAAATGAGGTCGTATTGCAAGACATTCAGGAGCAAAATCTCCGGAAAACGTTGAATTTTGGGCACACACTTGGACATGCCATCGAATCCTATTGCATGGAACAGGAGCAGAAAAAACGCTTATTGCACGGCGAAGCCATTGCCATTGGGATGATACTCGAAAGTTACCTTTCGCGAAAGCGATCCGGATTGCCTGAAGCGCAACTCCATGCCATTACCCAGACCTTCTTGAGCTATTTTGAAAAAGAAACCTTTTTGGAGTCTGATATTGACGGGATTATTGAATTGATGAAGCACGACAAGAAGAATGAACGCGGCCAGGTACGGTATGTGTTTCTGAAAGAGATCGGTCAGGCGGTGATCGATCAAACGGCGTCCATCGATCTGGTCAAGGAAGCTTTCAACTATTACGCACAAGCATAA